Proteins co-encoded in one uncultured Draconibacterium sp. genomic window:
- a CDS encoding S41 family peptidase, with protein MRLRTLNFLLLFFIVTSCEKLFIKAEKTTPQEIFNTVWNDYDLHYACFDAKNIDWDSVYTVYNARINNDLSDSQLFELLSEMLGNLKDAHVRLETDEKFYAYQKPGYIRYYNSNIINTYLSSVNKHSMFTYGLLEDNIGYFHCSTFFNGVEGYNFINNILEEFINCKGIIIDVRANSGGSDEKAGYIASRFYDKPRTYSYFQTRNGPNHSDFSDKMYSTLNPASNSSPYIPMVLLTDQSVGSAGEDFTLMLRILPQVTVVGDYTGANPGGAPRPKELQNGWIEYIPNGLQYTMDGELFIDIGMKPDVLVIEQKLGRDMMIEKGIEILK; from the coding sequence ATGAGACTTCGCACACTCAATTTCCTATTGCTATTTTTTATTGTCACAAGCTGTGAGAAATTATTTATTAAAGCAGAAAAAACAACGCCTCAAGAGATATTCAATACTGTTTGGAACGATTACGATTTGCACTATGCTTGTTTCGATGCGAAAAACATTGATTGGGATTCGGTTTATACAGTTTACAATGCCAGGATTAATAACGATTTGAGCGATAGTCAATTATTTGAACTTCTTTCAGAAATGTTAGGAAATTTGAAAGATGCTCACGTTAGGTTAGAAACGGATGAAAAATTTTATGCATATCAAAAACCCGGATATATACGATACTATAACTCTAACATTATTAACACCTATTTAAGTAGTGTAAATAAGCATAGCATGTTCACTTATGGACTACTTGAAGATAATATTGGGTATTTTCATTGCTCAACCTTTTTTAACGGAGTAGAAGGCTATAACTTTATCAATAATATTCTTGAAGAATTTATAAATTGTAAAGGAATTATTATTGATGTAAGAGCAAATAGTGGTGGCAGTGATGAAAAGGCCGGATATATTGCAAGTAGGTTTTATGATAAGCCAAGGACTTATAGTTATTTTCAAACTCGAAATGGTCCCAATCATTCCGATTTTTCGGATAAAATGTATAGTACACTGAATCCAGCTAGCAATTCCAGTCCCTATATACCTATGGTTTTATTAACAGACCAATCGGTTGGAAGTGCGGGTGAAGATTTCACATTAATGCTTAGAATTTTACCGCAGGTTACCGTTGTGGGAGATTATACTGGCGCAAATCCGGGAGGTGCACCAAGACCCAAAGAATTGCAAAACGGATGGATTGAGTATATCCCCAATGGATTACAGTATACAATGGATGGAGAATTGTTCATTGATATTGGCATGAAACCAGATGTTTTAGTTATCGAGCAAAAATTGGGAAGAGATATGATGATTGAAAAAGGGATAGAGATTTTAAAATAA
- a CDS encoding choline/ethanolamine kinase family protein codes for MDITEIINQIPKWKDNANIRYEPLTGGYSNIVYKVFVDGENYALRINGKQNKFLELNYEDEIEIINLASKDNLTPKVLECENKTDFLITEFTDGKVLSEDQVANPDILKKVVDLVKRIHKIPYQGNRHSTQFSLTRNYLRGAKKLGVLYPTELNEFIKRMDVIEKNQQKDPNYLKYYCHNDVFAHNILLCPDGNLKILDWELSGLGDIGFDLATISFSCGFDQATDESLLNFYFGNSGEQKMKTLHDIKWVCMIREIGWALLHTALNKNKPEPGTDYSEFANSILNRLKQGLVTLI; via the coding sequence ATGGATATAACAGAAATTATCAATCAAATCCCAAAGTGGAAGGATAATGCAAATATTAGGTATGAACCTCTGACTGGTGGTTACTCAAATATCGTTTATAAGGTATTTGTTGATGGTGAAAATTATGCGCTTAGGATTAATGGTAAACAAAATAAGTTTTTAGAATTAAATTATGAAGATGAAATTGAAATAATAAATCTTGCTTCAAAAGATAATTTAACTCCAAAGGTACTGGAATGTGAAAATAAAACTGATTTTCTGATAACTGAATTTACAGATGGAAAAGTATTATCGGAAGATCAGGTTGCTAATCCGGATATTTTGAAAAAAGTGGTTGATCTTGTTAAAAGGATTCATAAAATTCCATATCAAGGCAACAGGCATAGCACTCAATTTTCTTTAACGCGTAATTATCTTCGGGGAGCTAAGAAACTTGGTGTACTGTATCCGACGGAATTGAATGAATTTATAAAAAGGATGGACGTTATTGAAAAAAATCAACAAAAGGATCCGAACTATCTAAAGTACTATTGTCATAATGATGTATTTGCCCACAATATATTGCTTTGTCCTGATGGAAATTTAAAGATACTAGACTGGGAACTTTCCGGTTTGGGGGATATTGGGTTCGATTTAGCGACCATATCATTTTCGTGTGGATTCGATCAGGCGACTGATGAATCTTTGTTGAATTTCTACTTCGGTAATTCAGGTGAACAAAAGATGAAAACATTACACGACATAAAATGGGTTTGTATGATTCGTGAAATAGGCTGGGCCCTTCTGCATACAGCTTTGAATAAGAATAAACCAGAACCAGGTACTGACTATTCAGAATTTGCTAATTCAATCCTTAATAGACTTAAGCAAGGACTTGTAACACTAATTTAG
- a CDS encoding TonB-dependent receptor, with translation MKRYVFYLFAFLLSTTSYSQEITQTIKGKILDSESLQPLPGATIVIPGTIPLKGCSSNTEGMFYLENVPVGRQTIRVNFIGYDPATIPDIMVGSAKEVYLEIKLTESTTNLDEVKVVASKKNKALNEMATLSSESFSVEETKRYAASISDPGRMAQSYAGVTSGDDATNQIIIRGNSPNGLLWRMEGVEIPAPSHFAEEGYAAGFVSILNANMLSTSDFYTGAFPAEFNNAYSGVFDIRLRNGNPDKNENAFQFGALGTDLTTEGPFSKNSKSSYLINYRYSTLSILKKIGIDVMGDETPHYQDLSFKLNFPTKKAGTFSIWGLGGNSNTESANAIADSTQWNNWDSNKKDYFKTGMGAGGVTHFSHIGEKSYIKSILSVSGNYSQDNVFELNNDYILQKIYDDRFENYALRFSSFVNKKFNSKLTSRFGVDYSYIGFNMMANERKSGKLESNINEKGNSWYYYIFNQNKYRFSKSITANFGLGYSYMNLGESHSLEPKFAIEWSFTPKQSIGFASGIYSRHEELNAYFMSIPVNETDYVYPNKNLKLKKTAHFVLSYNNAIANHLVFKSEVYYQHLYNVPIAINPNSTFSTISQRWDGWNSDSLKSSGIGRNYGIELTLEKSFSNSYYFMITASLFDSKFRAADMKWYNTQYNSNYAFNILGGKEFYMGSKNNKILGLNAKAVYAGGQRYTPIDKEATKEQERTIVVQKQRFTKQLPHYFRIDVSTSYRINRKNTAHIFSLDIQNATNRKNIQSNYYDFYNDEIRYIYNLGIVPVFNYKIEF, from the coding sequence ATGAAGCGATACGTTTTTTACCTTTTTGCCTTCCTCTTATCAACAACTTCTTATAGTCAGGAAATTACTCAAACAATTAAAGGAAAAATACTGGATAGTGAATCATTACAACCACTACCCGGAGCGACTATTGTCATTCCGGGAACAATTCCGTTGAAAGGTTGTTCCAGCAATACTGAAGGAATGTTCTATTTAGAAAATGTACCTGTTGGTCGACAGACAATTCGGGTAAATTTTATTGGATACGACCCCGCGACTATCCCCGACATAATGGTTGGCTCTGCAAAAGAAGTATATCTTGAAATAAAATTAACTGAATCAACTACAAACTTGGATGAAGTAAAGGTTGTTGCTTCTAAAAAGAATAAGGCGTTGAATGAGATGGCGACACTGAGTTCAGAATCTTTTTCGGTAGAAGAAACCAAAAGATATGCTGCCAGTATTAGCGATCCGGGAAGAATGGCACAATCATATGCAGGGGTTACCAGTGGCGATGATGCTACCAACCAAATTATTATCCGAGGAAATTCACCAAACGGGTTGCTTTGGCGGATGGAAGGCGTGGAGATTCCTGCCCCCAGCCATTTTGCCGAAGAAGGATATGCCGCAGGATTTGTAAGCATTTTAAATGCCAATATGTTAAGTACTTCCGATTTTTATACCGGGGCGTTCCCTGCCGAATTTAATAATGCTTATTCCGGGGTATTTGATATTAGGCTAAGAAATGGTAATCCTGACAAAAACGAAAATGCTTTTCAATTTGGGGCATTAGGCACTGATTTAACAACTGAAGGACCGTTTAGTAAAAACAGTAAATCATCCTATCTTATTAATTACAGATATTCAACACTTAGTATTTTAAAAAAAATTGGTATCGATGTAATGGGAGATGAAACCCCCCATTACCAGGATTTGTCTTTCAAACTTAATTTCCCGACTAAGAAAGCAGGCACTTTTTCAATCTGGGGTTTAGGGGGAAACAGTAACACAGAAAGTGCAAATGCCATTGCCGATTCTACGCAATGGAATAACTGGGACAGCAATAAAAAAGACTACTTTAAAACGGGTATGGGGGCCGGCGGAGTTACACACTTTTCTCATATTGGGGAAAAATCGTATATAAAATCGATTCTTTCAGTTTCGGGAAATTATAGTCAGGACAATGTTTTTGAGCTTAACAATGATTATATCCTGCAGAAAATTTATGACGACAGGTTTGAAAATTATGCGCTTAGGTTTTCTTCTTTTGTAAATAAAAAGTTTAACTCAAAGCTAACCTCCAGATTTGGTGTCGACTACAGTTATATTGGTTTCAATATGATGGCAAATGAAAGAAAATCGGGAAAACTGGAATCCAATATCAACGAAAAAGGAAACTCATGGTACTATTATATTTTTAATCAGAACAAATACCGCTTTAGTAAATCCATTACGGCAAACTTTGGATTGGGCTATTCTTATATGAATCTGGGAGAATCTCATTCTCTTGAGCCAAAATTTGCTATCGAATGGTCATTTACTCCCAAACAGAGCATTGGATTTGCCAGCGGAATATACAGCCGCCACGAGGAATTAAACGCTTATTTTATGAGTATTCCTGTAAACGAAACAGATTATGTTTATCCAAATAAGAACTTAAAACTGAAAAAAACAGCACATTTTGTTTTAAGTTACAATAATGCTATAGCCAACCACCTTGTATTTAAATCTGAGGTATATTATCAACATTTGTACAATGTGCCAATAGCCATTAATCCTAACAGTACGTTTTCAACTATCAGTCAAAGATGGGATGGTTGGAACTCTGATTCGCTTAAGAGTAGTGGCATCGGACGAAATTATGGTATTGAGCTAACGCTTGAAAAAAGTTTTAGCAACTCGTATTATTTTATGATTACCGCTTCATTGTTTGATTCTAAATTCAGGGCAGCCGACATGAAATGGTATAATACGCAATACAATTCAAATTATGCTTTTAATATACTTGGAGGAAAGGAATTTTACATGGGAAGCAAGAATAATAAAATTCTTGGACTAAATGCAAAAGCAGTGTATGCTGGAGGCCAGCGTTACACCCCAATAGATAAAGAAGCTACAAAAGAACAGGAACGCACTATCGTTGTACAGAAACAGCGGTTTACAAAGCAGTTGCCGCATTATTTCAGAATTGATGTAAGTACAAGCTATAGAATAAACAGAAAAAATACAGCGCATATTTTCTCATTAGATATTCAGAATGCCACAAATCGTAAAAATATTCAAAGTAATTATTACGACTTTTACAATGATGAAATCAGATATATTTATAATTTGGGAATCGTTCCGGTTTTCAATTATAAAATTGAGTTTTAA